From the genome of Carassius gibelio isolate Cgi1373 ecotype wild population from Czech Republic chromosome B10, carGib1.2-hapl.c, whole genome shotgun sequence, one region includes:
- the LOC127966892 gene encoding developmentally-regulated GTP-binding protein 1 yields the protein MSLLAKIADIENEMARTQKNKATAHHLGLLKAKLAKLRRELITPKGGSGGGTGEGFDVAKTGDARIGFVGFPSVGKSTLLSNLAGVYSEVAAYEFTTLTTVPGVIRYKGAKIQLLDLPGIIEGAKDGKGRGRQVIAVARTCNLILIVLDVLKPLGHKKLIEHELEGFGIRLNKQPPNIGFKKKDKGGINFTATCAQSELDAETVKSILSEYKIHNADITLRSDSTADDLIDVVEGNRVYIPCIYVLNKIDQISIEELDVIYKIPHCVPISAHHRWNFDDLLEKIWDYLHLVRIYTKPKGQLPDYTAPVVLPDGKTAVEDFCLKIHKNLIKELKYALVWGSSVKHNPQKVGKDHVLEDEDVIQLVKK from the exons ATGAGTTTACTCGCTAAAATAGCCGACATCGAGAACGAG ATGGCTCGTACTCAGAAGAATAAGGCCACAGCTCATCATCTGGGTTTGCTGAAGGCTAAATTAGCCAAACTGAGGAGAGAGCTCATCACTCCTAAAGGAGGCAGCGGAGGAGGCACTGGAGAGG GTTTTGATGTGGCAAAAACCGGTGACGCACGAATAGGATTCGTGGGCTTCCCGTCAGTGGGTAAATCCACTCTTCTGAGTAACCTGGCTGGCGTGTACTCTGAGGTTGCTGCCTACGAGTTCACCACACTGACAACTGTACCGGGAGTGATCCGCTATAAAGGAGCCAAGATTCAG ctTCTGGATCTCCCAGGTATCATCGAGGGGGCGAAAGATGGCAAGGGAAGAGGACGACAAGTCATTGCTG TTGCTCGCACTTGTAACCTCATCCTGATCGTCTTGGACGTCCTGAAGCCTCTCGGACACAAGAAGCTCATTGAGCACGAGTTGGAAGGTTTTGGCATCCGGCTCAACAAGCAACCACCAAATATTGGCTTCAAGAAGAAAGACAAGGGTGGAATCAACTTCACCGCAACT TGTGCTCAAAGTGAGCTGGACGCTGAGACTGTGAAAAGCATTCTTTCCGAGTATAAGATCCACAACGCTGATATAACCCTACGAAGCGACTCTACAGCTGATGACCTCATTGACGTTGTGGAGGGAAACCG GGTTTACATCCCCTGCATTTATGTACTCAACAAAATCGACCAGATCTCCATCGAGGAGCTGGATGTTATCTACAAAATCCCTCACTGCGTGCCAATCTCAGCTCACCACCGCTGGAACTTTGACGACCTGTTGGAAAAGATCTGGGACTACCTGCATCTAGTGCGCAT CTACACGAAGCCGAAAGGACAGCTTCCTGATTACACCGCACCTGTCGTACTTCCAGATGGGAAGACAGCCGTTGAGGACTTCTGCCTAAAGATTCACAAAAACCTCATTAAAGAATTGAAATA TGCATTGGTGTGGGGGTCGTCAGTGAAGCATAACCCGCAGAAAGTCGGCAAAGACCATGTGCTAGAAGATGAGGATGTAATCCAGCTGGTCAAGAAATAG